The following are encoded together in the Microtus pennsylvanicus isolate mMicPen1 chromosome 8, mMicPen1.hap1, whole genome shotgun sequence genome:
- the Mrpl53 gene encoding large ribosomal subunit protein mL53 encodes MAAALSRLGLRPVKLVRVQFCPFEKNVESTRTFLQAVSSEKVRATNLNCSVIADVRHDGSEPCVDVVFGDGYRLIMRGAHLTAQEMFTAFASHIRARNAAAASAPSTDKPGSVKPGSVTGTRR; translated from the exons ATGGCGGCGGCTTTATCTCGGCTGGGACTGCGGCCGGTCAAGCTGGTTCGAGTTCAGTTCTGCCCGTTTGAGAAGAACGTGGAATCCACAAG GACCTTTCTCCAGGCGGTGAGCAGCGAGAAGGTCCGTGCCACAAACCTCAACTGCTCGGTGATCGCCGACGTGAGGCACGACGGCTCCGAGCCCTGCGTGGACGTGGTATTCG GGGACGGGTATCGGCTGATTATGCGCGGCGCCCACCTCACTGCTCAAGAAATGTTCACTGCCTTCGCCTCCCACATTCGGGCCAGGAACGCAGCGGCAGCATCCGCACCCAGCACAGACAAGCCGGGCTCAGTTAAGCCGGGCTCAGTTACTGGTACCCGGCGCTGA